GTCTCGAACACCGCAAGGCGCTTGAGGGTGCTTGCCGGTGGCGACGTTCCGCGCCGAACACGCGCTTGGGCGGTTGCGTGGCAGCCGTGGGTGCTACGCCGCGCGGTCATCGCAGAAGAAAGGCCGCGACGCCTGGCGTCACGGCCTTTCGGTCTTGATCACGCGGGTGGGGGCACGCCCCACCGAAGCATTCTGCCTCAGCCGTCAGTGCTGACGTTGACCTCGGTCGCCGCGTTCAGCGCGCTGGCGAATTCGGCCTTCGACATGTTCAGCACCAGATCCTGATCGGCGTTGGCCGACAGGCGGCTCATGCGCACGGCGGCGTTCTCGATCGGACGCTCGTCCGCGCCTTCCATCTCGCCGTCGAGGTCGATGACCACGAGCCCTTGGTTCGTGTCGGATTTCAGCACGGTGCCGATGATCTCACCGTCGCTCGAGCGCACAATGGCATCATCGGTCAGCGCGGCATCAAGCTGGGCCGAGATGTCCGACGCTTCGCTATAGGCCTCATCTGCGCCGACAGCCTCGACACCGGCCTGCGCCGTGTCAGTCGCGGTCTCGCCGATGGCGTAGGCGGTATCGCCGATTGCGTCGACGGCCTCGGCGGCCTGCTCTTTGACGCTGGCGTCATTGTTGGCCTGAGCGCCGATGGCGCCAGCCAGAACCATGGTGATCGCGGCGGTGGTGGTGGTCAGAAAGCGTTTGGTCATTGCGCTTCTCCTCCGTCTTGGTTGCGCGGTTCCCCTCAGGGTCTCGGCTGCACAATGAGGATACCCCCGGGTAAGGTTCCAAGTTTTTTTCGCGCGGCCCCGCTGACGGTGCGTCAGGCGTGCTCATGACATTGGGGCATTAGGCATTGGGGCAGTGAGCCGGTGAAACGAATGAAACGCCCGGCGCAATCGCGCTGAAACGCCGGGGCGTCAGAACTTCTGTCCATCGGAAGGGCACGGTGCCCGACCAGAGCCAACAGACCAAAGCAACATCAGGAGTTCACAATGACCACCCAGACCCTCGAAAAGCCCGCCAAATCCGCCATGAACGGCGTTGATGTCCCCACCTTCCTCGCCACGCTCGGCGTTGTGGGCGAGACCCCGGACATCGCCAAATTCACCTTCCGCGCCAATGGCGAATGGCTTTCGGGCACTCACAGCCGCACCGCCTTCACCGGGTTCCACGGCGCGATGCAGGAGATGGAGCACCGCCGCGACTATGCCGTCGAATGCGATCACCCGCAGGTGCTTTGCGGGGCCGACAACGGGGTCACCCCGGTCGAGCTTCTGCTGGCGGGGCTCGCCGCCTGCATCACCGCCGGGATCGGCAACATCGCCTCGATCCGTCAGGTCAAGCTGAGCGCGGTCGAGACCGCCATCGAAGGCGACATCAACCTCAATGGCATCCTCGGCTTGGACAAGAGCGCCCGCAACGGCTTCACCGGGATCCGCATGGCGGTGACCATCCGCGGCGACGCCCCGCAGGAGACGCTGCGCGAGATCGTCGCGCAATCGGTCGCCCGCTCGGCTGTCTTCGATGTGCTGAGCAACGGTGTGCCGGTGAAGGTCGAGATGGCCGCTTGAAACACCGCCCGCGCCATTGGGGCGCGGGCCAATCCCCCGAACATTTCAGACCCAAAGGACAGACCCATGCCCCGTTTCTCCGCATCCGCCCACAGCTACGGCTCGGGCTTTGACACCATCGCCACGCGCGACACATTCACCGACTTCCGGAACTGGTGGGACCGCAACTGCCTTGTCGCTTCCGAGGTGCCTTGGCAGCCCCGCAAACAAAAGGAGGACAGCCTGCCGATCGCCGCCTGATCCTGACGCGCATCCTCCCGTCCTCCCGTCCTCCCGGCCCGCAGCACCCCGCTGCGGGCCTTTTCGTGCAGAAAGCCCGGCAGCGCGCCTCGCCGCACTGAAACAGTCGAAACCTCGAAGGGGCTTTCACGACGCCAGCCCGAAACCCGCAGCCCGCATGGTTCTGTCAGATCAAGATGGAGACGAGACATGACGAAGGTCACAAGCGTGCTGATCATCGGAGCCGGGCAGGCCGGGCTCGCGCTGAGTTGGTCGCTGTCCCGGCGCGGCGTAGATCATCTGCTGCTGGAGCGGGGACGGGTCGCGGAGCGCTGGCAGTCCGAGCGCTGGCCGGGCCTGCACCTGCTGACGCCGAACTGGATGAACCGCCTGCCGGGCCCTTGGGCCGAGAGCGATCCGAACGGCTTTATGTCGGCAGCAAGCTTTGCGCAGCGGCTCATCGACTACCGCGCCGCAATCGCGGCGCCGGTGGTGGGCGGCTGCGAGGTGCGCTCGGTGAGGCGGCAGAACGGCCTGTTCCGTGTCGAGGCCGGAGAGCGCCATTGGCTGGCCCGTGCCGTGGTCATCGCGACCGGTGCCTGCGACCGGCCCGCCGTGCCGGAGTGGGCCGCCGCGCTGCCGCAGGAGATCGCGCAGATCAGCCCCACCTGCTATCGCGGCGCGGCGGGGCTTGCCAAGGACGGCGTGCTGGTCGTCGGAGCCTCGGCCACCGGCGTGCAGCTTGCCGCCGAGATACAGGCGTCGGGCCGCCCGGTGACGCTGGCCGTGGGCCGCCACGTGCGGATGCCGCGCAGCTACCGGGGGCGCGAGATCTTCTCGCTGCTGTCCGGCAGCGGCTTTCTCGCCGCGCCGCGCCCGGCGAATGCCGACCCGCAGTACCTGATGTCGCTGCCTTCGTTGCAGCTGACCGGCTCGGACGGCGGCGCGGCGCTGGGGCTCGACCGGCTGGCCGCCATGGGCGTGCGGCTTGTCGGGCGCGCGCTCGGGGTGCGGGGCAACGCGCTCATGCTCGATCCGGATCCGGGGCTTGAGATTGCCGCGGCCGAGCGCCGCCGCCAGCGGGTGCTGGAGCATCTCGACGCCGATCTGGCGCAGCGCGGCATGGCCCTGCCTGCGGACCCAGAGGCGTGGCATGCGCCGCACCTGCCCAAGCATGGCCCTGCGCTGCTCGATCTTAGGCGTGAGGGCATCGGAAGTGTGGTTTGGGCGACTGGCTTTCGTCGCAGCTACCCATGGCTGCATCTGCCCGTGCTGGACAGCGCCGGAGAACTTCAGACGCAGGGCGGGCTGACCGCTGTGCCGGGGCTCTATGCGCTTGGCCTGCCGTTCATGCGCCACCGCGCGTCCAGCTTCATCTACGGCGCGGGGCGCGATGCCGAAGCGCTTGCGCCGCTGATCGCCGCCGCGCTTGGGCGCACTGCGTCCCTTGCGGCCTGACCTTCTCATTATGGAAAGGATATGACCCATGACCCCTTCGACCTATGACGTGATTGTCGTTGGTGCCCGCTGCGCCGGTGCCGCCACCGCCATGCTGATGGCCCGGCAGGGCGCCCGCGTGCTGCTGATCGACAGTGCTCGTCGCGGCTCGGACACGATGTCCACCCACGCGCTGATGCGCGGCGCGGTGATGCTGCTGCAGCGCTGGGGGCTTGCGGAGGAACTGCGGGCTGCGGGCACGCCGCAGGTGCGCCGGACGAGCTTTCTCTATGGCCGGGCGGCCTTCGATATCGACATCAAACCCGAACACGGCGTCGAGGCGCTGATGGCACCGCGCCGCTATCTGCTCGACGCGGCGCTGGCGGCGGCGGCGGAGCGGGCGGGGGCCGTGGTGCGGTTTGAAACCAGTTGCGCGGGGCTGCTGCGGGATGCCTCTGGCCGGGTGTGCGGGGCGCGGCTGGCCGGGAAGGATGGCGCCGCGCAGGACGTCTCAGCCGGGCTGGTCATCGGCGCGGACGGCAAGCGTTCGCGGGTCGCGCGGCTGGCGGGGGCCGAGGTGACGCGGCAGGCGCACAGCACCGTGGCCTGCGCCTACCAATATGTCACCGGCCTGCCGCAGGACGGCTATCGCTGGCACTTCGAGGAGGGGGCCGCGGGCGGGCTGATCCCCACCAACGGTGATGGAACTTGCGCCTTTCTCGCGCTGCCGCAGTCCCGCGCCGCCGAGCTGCGCCAAAGCGCGTTGCCCGAACTGGCCGCGACGAGCCTGCCGCAACTGGCGGAGGACACGGCTGGCGCGCGCGCCGCTGAAGCGCCGGTCGTCTTTGCCGGGCTGCCGGGATATTTCCGGCGCTGCGCCGGGCCGGGCTGGGCGCTGGTGGGTGATGCCAGCTGGTTTCGCGACCCGATCACCGCGCATGGGATCACCGATGCGTTTCGCGATGCCGAGCTGCTGGCCGGGGCCGTCATGGCGGGAGGCTTGGACCGATACGAGGCGCAGCGCGATGCGCTGTCGGGACCGATCTTCGAGATCTCGGATCGAATCGCCAGCTTTGAGTGGTCGCTTGCCGAGCTTGCCGATCTGCACAAGCAGCTGAACCGCGACATGAAGGCCAATCAGGCATGGATCGCCGAGGGGGCGGCGCGGCAGCCGCTGCAGTGCCGGGTGGCCTAGTCGAACCGCAGGTGGAAATGCTGAGGATGAGGGGTGCCGCCACGGTCGATCTGACCGGCGGCACCTTCGGCGCGGCGCAGCTTGGGCTGGGCGATCAGCGGTCTCAGGATCGCCGGGATCACCGCCTTGTTGATCGCCGCGCCAAAGCAGGTGTGCATGCCATAGCCCCAGATGATGTAGCTGTCCCACGACCGATCGGTGCGGAAGTCATGCGGCGCCGCGATCCGGTAACGGTCGAACATCGCCGAGGCAGTGGCCGCAAAGACGATCTGCCCCTTACGTACGCGCGCCTGTCGCAGGGTCGAGCGCGCCACCACCGTATCATGCAGCGCGCGGCGATAGATCACCGGGTTGTGCGGGTTGAAGCGCAGCGCCTCCCAGACGAACTGCTCGAACTGTGGGCTCTGTTCGGCGGCGGCACGCTGCGCACGGCGCAGGTCCTCGGGGCGATTCAGCAGCTCGTCGAGCGCGAGGCAGCAGGCCTTGGAAATGGTGGGAATGGCCCCGATCAGCAGCCCCAGCATATTGTTGCGGATGCCCAGATCATCCATCCCCGGCGTGTCAGCGGCCTGCAGGTCGAGGCAGCGATTGAGGATCTGCGGACGCGTGTCGGGGGCGGCCTTGCGCGCGGCGATCGCGGTGTCGAGATACTCGCGCAGTTCGGCGGCGTAGCGCATCGCCTTGGCGTCGAGGTCCGGGTCTGCGGCCAGATCCTCGAAAAGATACCAAAAGAGCACCGTCGCCCAGTCTTGCATCTGTTCTGTGCTGCCGCCGGTGCCGAAATAGCTGTCAGTCATATCCCACGGTACATGCCGGAAAAGTTGCGGCACCGCGTCGATGCGGCCCTCGGAGCGCGTGACGATCTCTTCGGCAAGCGATGCGGCGCGGGGCAGCACGACGTCGGAGACATCGGGGGCACGCGCGGCGAGGCGCATCGCCGAGGTGTCGCGGGTGTAGGGCCAGCCCGGTTGCATCCCGAGAAAGAAGTTCTCGCCCGCGGTCAGCTTGCGCATACGCGGGCCATAGACCACCTCGAAGTCGGCGTCGCGGTTCAGCACGTCGATGCAGTCCTCGTGCCGGGTGACGACAACGGTGCCGCTGTTGTCATAGGCTTTCACCACGGCGGCCTTTAGCGACAGGTTGGGCCAGAAGGCGCGCAGCACGGCAAAGACCTTCTGTTGTGCCTCGGGCGCGGTGAGCAGGGGCAGCAGCGCCGCCTTACCGCCCGATGCGAAGGCCGAGCCGCCCTTGCCGATCAGCCAGCCAAGCGCGACGATCCCGTCGCCCAGCATCATCACGCAGCGCCCTGCTGCGGTTATGCTTCCTGTCAGCCGGTCCAGCATGGCGCGGCCCTCACGTGGGGTCCACGATGCCCATGGCGATCATCCGAAGGGCGATCATCGAGGGCACGAAGAAGTAATCGCCGCCGCGGCATTCCACGAAGGTCTTCAGCTTGGTCATCATGTAGGGCGGCTTGCCGCTCTTCGGGTCCGAGGGGATCATGTGCCGGGTGTGGTGATCGTGGCGGCCCAGCATCGGGCAAGTGTTGTTGCCCTGATGGAAATCGAGCCCGTATTGGATCCACTGCTGCTGGACGAACTCGAATTGCCGGAACAGATCGACGCCCATGGCCATCATGATCACCCCTTGCTCGGAGGCGTCGTCGCGCGGCTCGAAATTTGGCGGTCCGTAAGGCAGGCCGCGCCGCAGGATGCGGCGGCGCTTGTTCAGCGCGTGGGTGGCTCCGGCGTTCTCGAACTGCTTGCCGGTCTCGGGGTCGATGCCGAAAGCGTTCAGCGGATCGAGGTAGTCGCGGGTGTTCATCCGCCGCATATGCGCGCCGCCGGGGCATTTGAAACCCGCCATGTCGTCGGCGTAGCGAAAGTCCGATGCCTCGGCGCTGCGGATATAGGCGATCTGCTTTCTCCACGCGTCTGGAGTCATGAGCATCGACCCATTTTCGTTCCGCCAGCCGCGCGCCTTGCCGAAGGCGATCCACTCGTCATAGTCGGGCACCACGGCCAGCGGCACGCCGTCCGACCAGCGCCCGCACATCTTGGCAAGCAGCGTCTCGCGCGCCTGAGGCTCGTCGATCGCCATGCTGGTGGCAAAGCCCTGCGCCTCCTCGTCCACCACCGATTGGAAACTGGCAACATTCTCGTGCAGCTTGCGATAGGCCATAAAGGTGCCGTTCTGCATGAACTCGGGCGGCATGGCGGTCGGCGGCAATTCCTGACTTTCGCCGGTGTGGCCAAGGATGAACTCGCCGGTTTCCAGCGCCTCCCAATCGCCGCCCATGCGCTTGCCGCGCCCGATCACGGCGGTCTTTTCCTGCGCCGGCGGATATTGGCCCTTGAAGACCGGGTCGCCGATGCCGTCGGTAAAGCCGAAATGCTCGCGCGCGGTGGGCAGCGTCACCCCTCCGAAATCGTCAAACACCGCCGAGGCCGACTGGAAGGGCGCGTCCCCGGCTTTACCGTTCCGCTCCAGCAGCACGATGCCATCGCTGGTGAGGCTCCGCAGCCAATCGGTTTTCGCCTCTAGGTCGGGGTGGGGATTTTTGAGGCGGGCGAGGAAGTCCTGCGAGCCGGGCTCTGCCCCGGCCAGATCGGGCTGGGCGTTCAGCGTGACGAGGATATGGACGTCCTCGCTGCCGCCGAGCCCCTCCTTGCGGTTGCCCTGCCAGATCGGATCCCAGTCGCGATCCCAGTCCGGGTCGTCATCGGCGGTTATCGTGGGATCGCGGTCGCCGAGCATGGAGGCGCGGCTGCGCATGCCCGAGATAAACACATCCGGCATGCCCTGCAGCGTGCGGTTCGGCACCTCCAGCCAGTAGAGCCCCATGAAGGTGAAGGCGATATTGACGGTGCAGTTGGGTTTATCGGCCTCGTCGGGCCAGCGCGCCGAAGTGGTGACCTCGCGCCGCACCGCATCGACGAAAGCGCGGCCCGCGGCAGGATGGCGGATCTGAAAAAAGAAATAGCGCGCGAAGGGGAAGGAGAAGCGCCCATAGGCGCGCGTCACATTGCCCTGAATGTCGTGCAGGTTCAGTGCGTAAGCCATTTGTGGCCCTCCTCACACGCCGGCGCGGGGCTGCGGTGCCCTGTCCGAGATCACCCCGGGGCGCTGCGTCGGGTGGGTGATGTCCGCCGGGGCATGCTGCGCGAGAAAATCGCCAAAGGCGGCGTGCAGCGTCGCCGGGGCCGCGCCCTGATGCTCGGCGATGAAATCGGTGAAACGCTGCTGGATGTAGAGCGCTTTCAGCACCGTGGGCAGATCGTCATGCGCTGCAGGGGGCAGCGGCTTGGCGCCATTGGCGATCGCAAAGCGCACCGCAAGCACGAAGGCGAGACATGTGAGCGCGACACCGAGGAGGCCAAGCACCAGCGTGTTCATCCCCAAAAGAAAGCTCATGCCAAACAGCCGCAGCAGCAGTGCGCCGACACCGATCACCGCCGGAACGCCCACCGCTACGATGAGGCCTTTCAGCGGCAGATCGTTGAAGGCAGGCAGATTGAGGTAATAGTCATGATAGGGCATCGTCGTCTCGACATGGCACCGCTCCAGATAGGCCCCGAAGGCCTGCCCGCTGTCGGTGCCGTCAAACCCGTGGCAATTGCCGAAGATCGCCTTGATCTCTTCGCCCATCGTCTCCCAGAGCGT
This portion of the Salipiger sp. CCB-MM3 genome encodes:
- a CDS encoding cytochrome P450; the protein is MLDRLTGSITAAGRCVMMLGDGIVALGWLIGKGGSAFASGGKAALLPLLTAPEAQQKVFAVLRAFWPNLSLKAAVVKAYDNSGTVVVTRHEDCIDVLNRDADFEVVYGPRMRKLTAGENFFLGMQPGWPYTRDTSAMRLAARAPDVSDVVLPRAASLAEEIVTRSEGRIDAVPQLFRHVPWDMTDSYFGTGGSTEQMQDWATVLFWYLFEDLAADPDLDAKAMRYAAELREYLDTAIAARKAAPDTRPQILNRCLDLQAADTPGMDDLGIRNNMLGLLIGAIPTISKACCLALDELLNRPEDLRRAQRAAAEQSPQFEQFVWEALRFNPHNPVIYRRALHDTVVARSTLRQARVRKGQIVFAATASAMFDRYRIAAPHDFRTDRSWDSYIIWGYGMHTCFGAAINKAVIPAILRPLIAQPKLRRAEGAAGQIDRGGTPHPQHFHLRFD
- a CDS encoding FAD-dependent oxidoreductase codes for the protein MTPSTYDVIVVGARCAGAATAMLMARQGARVLLIDSARRGSDTMSTHALMRGAVMLLQRWGLAEELRAAGTPQVRRTSFLYGRAAFDIDIKPEHGVEALMAPRRYLLDAALAAAAERAGAVVRFETSCAGLLRDASGRVCGARLAGKDGAAQDVSAGLVIGADGKRSRVARLAGAEVTRQAHSTVACAYQYVTGLPQDGYRWHFEEGAAGGLIPTNGDGTCAFLALPQSRAAELRQSALPELAATSLPQLAEDTAGARAAEAPVVFAGLPGYFRRCAGPGWALVGDASWFRDPITAHGITDAFRDAELLAGAVMAGGLDRYEAQRDALSGPIFEISDRIASFEWSLAELADLHKQLNRDMKANQAWIAEGAARQPLQCRVA
- a CDS encoding OsmC family protein; the encoded protein is MTTQTLEKPAKSAMNGVDVPTFLATLGVVGETPDIAKFTFRANGEWLSGTHSRTAFTGFHGAMQEMEHRRDYAVECDHPQVLCGADNGVTPVELLLAGLAACITAGIGNIASIRQVKLSAVETAIEGDINLNGILGLDKSARNGFTGIRMAVTIRGDAPQETLREIVAQSVARSAVFDVLSNGVPVKVEMAA
- a CDS encoding Dyp-type peroxidase, yielding MAYALNLHDIQGNVTRAYGRFSFPFARYFFFQIRHPAAGRAFVDAVRREVTTSARWPDEADKPNCTVNIAFTFMGLYWLEVPNRTLQGMPDVFISGMRSRASMLGDRDPTITADDDPDWDRDWDPIWQGNRKEGLGGSEDVHILVTLNAQPDLAGAEPGSQDFLARLKNPHPDLEAKTDWLRSLTSDGIVLLERNGKAGDAPFQSASAVFDDFGGVTLPTAREHFGFTDGIGDPVFKGQYPPAQEKTAVIGRGKRMGGDWEALETGEFILGHTGESQELPPTAMPPEFMQNGTFMAYRKLHENVASFQSVVDEEAQGFATSMAIDEPQARETLLAKMCGRWSDGVPLAVVPDYDEWIAFGKARGWRNENGSMLMTPDAWRKQIAYIRSAEASDFRYADDMAGFKCPGGAHMRRMNTRDYLDPLNAFGIDPETGKQFENAGATHALNKRRRILRRGLPYGPPNFEPRDDASEQGVIMMAMGVDLFRQFEFVQQQWIQYGLDFHQGNNTCPMLGRHDHHTRHMIPSDPKSGKPPYMMTKLKTFVECRGGDYFFVPSMIALRMIAMGIVDPT
- a CDS encoding flavin-containing monooxygenase translates to MTKVTSVLIIGAGQAGLALSWSLSRRGVDHLLLERGRVAERWQSERWPGLHLLTPNWMNRLPGPWAESDPNGFMSAASFAQRLIDYRAAIAAPVVGGCEVRSVRRQNGLFRVEAGERHWLARAVVIATGACDRPAVPEWAAALPQEIAQISPTCYRGAAGLAKDGVLVVGASATGVQLAAEIQASGRPVTLAVGRHVRMPRSYRGREIFSLLSGSGFLAAPRPANADPQYLMSLPSLQLTGSDGGAALGLDRLAAMGVRLVGRALGVRGNALMLDPDPGLEIAAAERRRQRVLEHLDADLAQRGMALPADPEAWHAPHLPKHGPALLDLRREGIGSVVWATGFRRSYPWLHLPVLDSAGELQTQGGLTAVPGLYALGLPFMRHRASSFIYGAGRDAEALAPLIAAALGRTASLAA